In a single window of the Osmerus eperlanus chromosome 4, fOsmEpe2.1, whole genome shotgun sequence genome:
- the fmodb gene encoding fibromodulin has translation MRVVLLLIVAGLVDLSFPQNSGSFHWLSYLRGRRRHPDTLWMDRVGEDCPLECDCPSAYPTAMYCHSRNLQHVPYVPSRMKYVYLQRNQITGIQEGVFDNATNLVWVMLHQNQLSSDKLGPNVFSKLKNLDRLYLNHNQLTRFPLNLPKSIKDLRINHNKISKILASSFEGMTNLTKLHLHANALEEVGGAFKGLKSLNILDIRKNQLKKIPGNLPEMLHQLYLEYNNIESVPENFLTSYPMLQFLRLAHNKLTDGGIPRNTFNVSTLVELDLSHNKLERIPIVSRSLENLYLQANQIKEFSLVSFCAKVDMANYSKLKVLRLDANQINPKDVPSEAAYCLRLVAYIDV, from the exons ATGCGAGTAGTGTTGCTGCTGATTGTAGCTGGGCTGGTGGACCTCAGCTTTCCCCAGAACTCCGGCTCCTTCCATTGGCTGTCGTACCTGCGTGGCCGCAGGCGCCACCCTGACACCCTGTGGATGGACCGCGTGGGTGAGGACTGCCCACTGGAGTGTGACTGCCCCTCCGCTTACCCAACAGCCATGTATTGTCACAGCCGTAACCTGCAGCATGTTCCTTATGTCCCCTCCCGCATGAAGTATGTCTACCTGCAACGCAACCAGATCACAGGCATCCAGGAGGGGGTGTTTGACAACGCCACTAACCTGGTCTGGGTCATGCTCCACCAGAACCAGCTCAGCTCTGACAAACTGGGTCCGAATGTTTTCAGCAAGCTTAAAAATCTGGACCGACTCTACCTGAATCACAACCAGCTGACTCGCTTTCCCCTGAACCTGCCCAAGTCTATCAAAGATCTCAGGATAaaccacaataagatatcaaaGATTCTGGCTAGCTCTTTTGAGGGGATGACTAACTTAACCAAACTCCATCTGCATGCCAATGCACTTGAGGAGGTTGGGGGAGCTTTCAAGGGGCTTAAGTCTTTGAACATACTGGACATCAGGAAAAACCAACTAAAGAAAATTCCAGGGAATCTCCCAGAAATGCTGCATCAACTCTACCTGGAGTATAATAATATTGAGAGTGTGCCGGAAAACTTCCTCACTAGTTATCCTATGCTGCAGTTTCTAAGGTTAGCTCATAACAAGTtgacagatggagggattcCCCGCAACACCTTCAATGTCAGtactctggtggaactggacCTGTCCCACAACAAGCTGGAGAGGATCCCTATTGTCAGTAGAAGTCTTGAAAACCTCTATCTACAGGCTAATCAAATCAAAG aGTTCTCTCTGGTTAGTTTCTGTGCTAAGGTGGACATGGCAAACTACTCCAAGTTGAAGGTGCTGCGTTTGGATGCCAATCAGATTAATCCCAAAGATGTGCCATCTGAAGCTGCCTACTGTCTACGCCTGGTTGCCTACATCGATGTTTAG